GAGCTGGGAGTATTTGAAATACAGAGGAAAGAGAACGTACACCTTGGAGAAGAGGGAGtgattttctagaaaaaaaaagggacttaagaaatgggaggagataaggagggagggGCCTGTATCTGGCCTTCTTTTATCCTGAGTTTTAAGGAATAATATAGGAAactgtttttttcagaaatacaaaattaCTGTTGTACTAATTGACATCCCTATTTCCCTTTCCCATGGACAGGATTTCCAATTCCAAAGCTGGACATGCTTTCTCAACTAGAAGGAGGGGAAGAACAATGGGTCCCTGACCCACAGGACTTAGAGGAGAGGGACATCCTTCGAGTCACATATACAGGTAAGATCCCAGAGTGGACTTGCAGCCACGGCCTTCACCCCTGTTGGAATGTCATCATTATATGTCCCTCTagtccctcctctgcctcagAGAGTCACAGAGTTGAAAGGTTTAGAGgtctttttcttcaaaaagcaAGACAGTGTAGCAGAATGGTATAGAGGGGAGGCTCTGGAGCCAAACTTTGTGGTTTTTAATTCAGGACCATACCTTTGGGACCATGGAAAAGTAGTAATTAACCTCTGTTTGGGTTCCCCATCTGTAAATTATTGCGAGATTTAAATATCTCATCATGGTAGGATAGCAGCAGATAGATGATAAGCAAGCAAGAAACATTAGCTgctgttgttgttactgttgatGTTGTTGTCGTTCAACTTCCCACCTATTGCAGAAACGCCTTCCACAGTGTCTCTATATGCTGACAGGTGACAGAAACGGTGGCAGCACATTTCTTAACTTTCTCCATTAATGCTTAGGCAGGAAGATGGtaattaatagtaaaataaagtagtaagtaaataatagtaataaataatcaCAATAGCATAGACCATTTACTAAGTGTTTACCAAGTGCAGGTACTATGCTATCGTATAACAAATCTATCTTgtaattatttccactttacagaagaagaaatgaagactaaCAGAAATTAAGTAGGACAGGTGAGATTTAAAATTAGGTAGTCTGTCTCGTAAGCCTAGGCTTTTAACGTCTACACCTCTTGCACTGTCTTACGCAACATTAAAATCTGTTCTCTCAGCCCTCATTGGGTGAGGTTTAGGCCCTAACAGCATCATTCAACCTCACCTATGACTTGGGTCCTGAGGTACTCTCTGGTGACTTCCCTCTTGGGGTCGGTATTTCCCCTTCTCCACAGGAGATGGAAGTGAGCAGGAGGGGGATACCCCTGAACTAGAAGCAGAACCTCCCAGAATGTTATCTAGTGTGTCTGAAGATACTGTTCTCTGGAACCCGGAGCAGGATGAGAGCTGGGATTCCATGCCCAGAAACTCCAGAGGAATGCTCCTAGGCCCACCTTTTCTTCAGGAAGATAGCTTCTCAAGTCTTCTGTGTAGCACAGAGATGGACTCCCTCTTAAGACCGCACACATGTCCCCAATGTGGGAAACAGTTTGTGTGGGGCTCCCACCTTGCCCGGCACCAGCAAACTCACACCGGGGAGAGGCCCTACAGCTGCCTCAAGTGTGAGAAGAGCTTTGGACGAAGACATCACCTGATCCGGCACCAGAAAACCCACCTACATGACAAGCCCAGCAGGTGCTCTGAGTGTGGCAAGAATTTCCGATGCAACTCCCACCTGGCCAGCCACCAGAGAGTGCACGCAGAAGGCAAATCCTGCAAAGGCCAAGAGGTTGGAGAGAGCCCTGGGGCTAGGAAACGGCAGCGTGCCCCACCGGTGCCAAAGTGCCACGTGTGCACTGAGTGTGGGAAGAGCTTTGGCCGACGGCACCACCTGGTGAGACACTGGCTGACccacaccggggagaagccctTCCAGTGCCCTCGCTGTGAGAAGAGCTTTGGCCGGAAACATCACCTGGACAGGCACCTGCTGACCCACCAGGGACAAAGTCCCCGGAGCAGCTGGGACAGAGGGACATCTGTCTTTTGAAATCTGTTCCTGCTGTAGCTGCGCTCACATCTATCAGCTGGTGCTACCAGGAGTCTCTGCCAGAGCTGCCCCTCTCCTATCCCCAGTGACCAGGATCATGAGCCTTGGCCTTACCCCTAAAGATGAGGTTCCAGCATTGGTGAGGGCATTTCTCAACAGTTCTGTGAGATACCACATAAAGTAGTGCTTTGGGCAAAACTTTTGGGAAACCGTGCTTATGACATGGACTGAAACTCAGCCTGAGCCATTCTCAAGGGTAGTGGTACCAGTGGTTTATGGCTGAGGTCCATTCTGATTGGTTGGAGCCTATGCCATaccagttgttaaatattttgagtattgCCATTGTATATCGTTACTGTTGtattctctttatatatatgtatatatatggagagagagagagagaaagaccatGTTGGCAAATTAAAGGCTCTGAAAATTTATGCATTGGGGCAAATTGTCAAGCCTCTTAATGCAGTGTTTCCTAACTGTATTtgacctcatttttctttctatcttaaATCCCACAGAACTGGTGACTCCATGAAACACTCTAGTGAACACTGGGTTAGAGtaatgaggaaaaaggaaagagcccCCATATTTGATCCAAATGAAAGCTGAGGGGCAGATCTCATTCCTGTGGGGGTCCATCACGTTCACCTCAGTCATCCGAGTATACATCCACACCTCTCACCTCACTTGCCAAAAAATAGAAACGTTAACTTCTCACCCCTTATTTCTACTCCCTTTATCCTGCACACATGTATCCCGCTGAGAGATCGTACTACCATGCTAAGAGATGGACCTTACATACCCCCAAGTAATCCAGGCTCACGCAGAAGAAAAACACTTCATCCCCTCGGACAGTCCCCACTTCTCTGGATTGTGTCTTTACGtgtttgtgtgtatctgtgtacAGGGTTTTTGAAGAGAGCATGCAAAGT
This DNA window, taken from Desmodus rotundus isolate HL8 chromosome 3, HLdesRot8A.1, whole genome shotgun sequence, encodes the following:
- the ZNF641 gene encoding zinc finger protein 641; translation: MLSEQTAALGTGWESMNVQLDGTEPHVERGSQEEGPWRTAPGPLEHLCCDLEEEPQSLQEKAQSAPWAPAIPQEGSTGDWEMAAALLAAGSQGLVTIKDVSLCFSQEEWRSLDPSQTDFYGEYVMQENCGIVVSLRFPIPKLDMLSQLEGGEEQWVPDPQDLEERDILRVTYTGDGSEQEGDTPELEAEPPRMLSSVSEDTVLWNPEQDESWDSMPRNSRGMLLGPPFLQEDSFSSLLCSTEMDSLLRPHTCPQCGKQFVWGSHLARHQQTHTGERPYSCLKCEKSFGRRHHLIRHQKTHLHDKPSRCSECGKNFRCNSHLASHQRVHAEGKSCKGQEVGESPGARKRQRAPPVPKCHVCTECGKSFGRRHHLVRHWLTHTGEKPFQCPRCEKSFGRKHHLDRHLLTHQGQSPRSSWDRGTSVF